The window TGTGGGTGGGATGTGGCTACTTAAAGAAACCGAAAAAGAGGTGCTTAGAAAACAGATTTATCAGGTTGCTGCCTTTTGCGGAGTAGAAGTGATTACTTATACGATTATGAGTAATCATTTTCATGTTTTAGTCAGAGTCCCCTTAGATCAACTAGATAAGAAGATTTCCGATTCTGAATTAGTTTGTCGTTTTGCTCTTTTATATCCCAGGCAGCCCAAGAAAGCAGAGTGCTTAGAATCATTGTTGAAACAAGGAGGAATCCTTGCCGATCAAGAACGAGAGAAAGCCTTAAAACGCATGGGAGATGTTTCTTTCTTTATGAAGGAGTTAAAACAGCGCTTTACCATTTGGTATAACCGTTCTCGTGTAGCCAAAGAGAATGGCGGTAAGAGGCGTTATGGAACAGTATGGGCCGAGAGATTCAAGAGTCTTTTAGTAGAAAATAGTGAAGCAGCACTGCAAGCAGTGGCTGCTTATATTGATCTTAATAGTGTCAGAGCCAAGGTTGTCGTTGATCCCAAGGATTATCGGTGGTGTGGCTATGGACAGGCCGTAGGAGGATGTAAGCAAGCTCAGCTCGGTTTGAAGGCCATTTACAATCGAGTCAGGTGGGATGCCACACAGAGAGAGTATAGGAAGCTACTCTATTTAGAAGCCACTGATGTAACCAAAGCGCAGGTGAAAGCCAAGGGAAGTGAACAAAAGGCAGTAGCTTCTTACGATGCCAAGCAGGTGAGGAAGGTGATAGAACAAGGAGGTAAGTTATCGCTTCAAGAGGTATTACGATGTCGGGTCAGGTATATGAGTGATGGAGCGGTGTTTGGTAGTAAGGACTTTGTCAATGAGTGGTTTATCAAAAAGAAAGAGCAGGTCGCTCAGCTAGCCAAAGACTATCAACTTGATACTTCAAACACCTCTACTTATGAAAAAAGGACTTCTGGTGCTCGCAAGATGTCGGGGGCACATTGGGGAGAGCTCACCGTTTTCCGGGATCTTAAACAAGAGGTCTTTGGGTAATATAATTTTAAGGTTATTAATTTTGTGTGAGTTGTGGCGAATATCCTGAATCGCCAGTTTAAGACCTTTGTTCTTTCGATTTCTTGCGGCGTAGGCTTGGTTGATAAGAAATGGCTTATACTATATTTGGGGTCCCTATATTTTTGCTCAGTGTAATGTGGTAGAAATTTTTTTAGAATAGTTTCGATGCAGGGTAACATATTTTAGATGCAGATGTCTGTATTTTGCATGCCCATTCTAAATATGCTAAAAAGTTTTATGAGCTACAAGATTTTCAGTTTAATAGCTATGGTGCTTTTGAGTTTTTCCTATTCGGTATTAGCGGGAGATCTTAGGTACTATCATGAAGCTGGTGGTTTGCTGGTAATGGATGTAGAATTTGCTGCCCCAAACGACTTTTGGTCGGAAGAGACCTCTATCCTTGGCTTCAGGGGAAGTTCTTATTATGTGGCATCCACATCGCGAAGCTCCCCTGGTAATGGGATATTAGAATATCCCTTTAAAATGACCCAGTCTGGGGATTATCAATTACAGTGGCGCTCTTATATTGCATTAGGTTCCGATCCTACGCAAAGCGATGATAGTTATGTCAGAATAATAGATAGCGATCATAATACCGTCATTCCATCAAATGAGTCAGAACTGGTGCCTACTGGTGATTGGTATAAAATCTATATGAACCGTCTTTTCGACTGGAGTTGGGAGGCAAGAAATGTTGATGATAATCCCAAGGCTATCTACTGGCCGCTAGTAGCTGGGGAATCATATACATTTCAAATCAGTGTTCGTTCCCAAGGACACGCTATTGACCGGATTCTCCTTTGGAATCGAGCAAATTCTGTTTCCTATGGAACTGATACAGGATCTGGAACAGGTATTATCGATTCCTTGTTGCCCTCAATTATTTTTACAGAAGCAAGTGATTTAGATCAAGGCTCAGAAGCTTGGCAGTTGGCAAATGGATTTAGTCCCTCTATCCCGAATGATGAGTCTACACTAGATTCAGACAGTGATGGAGATCTCGACATGCTAGAAATTTTCCAAGGCACTGATCGTAATGATCCGGCTGAATTTTATGGTTTTCAAAATACTGTTTGGGATGGTGCTAATTTCAAAACAATTTTTAGACGAGGCATTAATCAGGATGCTGTAAGTGGGATTCCAGAGTGGTCTACGGATCTAAAAAATTGGTATCGATCATGGGAAAGTAACGGCACTGTAGCTGTTCAATTAGATGAAACACTTTTCAACGAAGAAGATCAGGGTTCACAAGAAGACCCTTATTATTTAGAGGAAAATGGGTTGCTATTAATGGATGCGGAGTTTGCAGCCCTAAACGACTTTTGGTCGCAAGAGACCTCTATCCTTGGCTTCACGGCAAGTTCTTATTATGTGGCATCCACATCGCGAAGCTCCCCTGGTAATGGGATATTAGAATATCCCTTTAAAATGACTCAATCTGGAGATTATCAATTGCAGTGGCGCTCTTATATTACATTAGGCTTCGATCCTACGCAAAGTAATGATAGTTATGTTAGAATAATAGATAGCGATGGTAATACCGTCATTCCATCAAATGAGTCAGAACTGGTGCCTACTGGTGATTGGTATAAAATCTATATGAACCGTTTTTTCGACTGGAGTTGGGAGGCAAGAAATGTTGATGATAATCCCAAGGCTATCTACTGGCCGCTAGTAGCTGGGGAATCATATACATTTCAAATAAGTGTCCGATCTCAAGGTCATGCCATTGATCGGATTGTTCTTTGGAATCGATCTAATGCTGTTTCTTATGGTACTAGCAGTGGTTCTGCAACAGGTAATCTTGATTCCCTTTTGCCATCAAGAATCATCGGTGAGCAGAATAATCTCAGTGACTTTGAGCTCGTCGAGCTTAGTCCTGAAATACTCCATGGTTCTACGAATAGACTTTTTTTACGTCTATGTCTTAGCCCCAATGAATAATGATGCCTCTTCGTTAGAAATGGGGTCGATGGGATATCTTTCTTTTCTGTCGTAATAAGGAGTAACAGGTATTAGTGTATGTTTTATCAGATGAAAATTTGTCATATTTACATTTCACCGGGGCATAATTTTTACGGTCATTTTGGCAAGCCTCCTGGAGATAATGAGACGCTTGAGGAGGAATCGATTCAATGCGTTGCAGGTAAGGGGATTGAGGGAGATCGTTTTTTTGATTACAAAGAAAATTACAAGGGTCAGATTACGTTCTTTGCTTATGAGGTATACGAAGCGCTTCGTGAACATCTACAAGTGATAGATAAAGATCCATCCGTTTTTAGAAGGAATGTGATTACTCAAGGGGTTGATTTGAATGAATGGATTGGTCAGGATTTTGAGATTCAAGGGGTTCGATTTCAAGGTGATAGTGAGTGCTCCCCTTGTGCATGGATGGATCAAGCTTTTGGTCCAGGTGCAGAAACCTTTCTCAAAGGGCGAGGTGGGCTGCGAGCAAGAATTCTTTCGGACGGAATTTTAAAAGTGGACCGATAAGAAAGTAAAAGGCTCGATGACGCAGCATCTTAGTTTCAGTGCAGCCTTACTAGTTGGTGGTGAATCTAAGCGTATGGGTAAAGATAAAGCTCTTCTGGAGTTTTGCGGGGAGACACTGTGGCAAAGGCAGCTTAGCAAGTTAGAGTCCTTAAGCATTCAGACTTTATATCTTTCAGCTAAGAAGGTTCCATCCTGGGCGACAGATAAGTATGCTGTCGTGCTGGATAAGGATGATGGGAAATTTGATAAGGGGCCTATAGGCGGTCTGTGTACACTTCTCGAAACAATGGATACGTCGCACCTGGTGCTGCTGGCAGTAGACATGCCTTTTATGACGGCAGATTTTTTATCTGGGAGAATGAAGCGGGTCACCATTGGATGCGGTTGGGTAGTGCAAATGGATGGCTTTTACCAGCCTATGGGAGCTATTTATCCACAAGAAACACTATTTTATATAAAGGAATCCTTATCGAGCAAGGATTACTCTTTTCAAAGTCTTATGAAAAAGATGGTTCAAGTTGAAAAGATGGTAGTAGAAGTTTGCCGACCTGAAAACAGGAAGTTCTTTGCTAATTGGAACAGCCCAGAGCAGATTAACGGATAGGATTAAGAAGTTAACTGAAGACTGGGGAATAAAAGATAAACGCGTTTTGGCCACACGCTTCTGAGTAATCCAATTTTAGAATTATAGACCTACTTTTGTGGTAGCATAAGGTTTTCTGCAGCTAAGGAGCACAGGCCGAATAGTGTTTCTTCAGTAATGCTTAGGCGTCTACCCTTGCGATACATAAGGCCCCAATTGCGATAAAGTTTTTTGCGACCTAAAGGGAGCATCGTAAGTGAGCCTTCTTGTAACTCCTGAGCAGCAACCCACTCAGCTCCAATACTTACCCCCATACCAACCTTAACCAGCTCTTTAATGGCTTCCATGCTGCCCAGCTCTAGACTTGAGGGTAGTTCTATATCCAGAGCCCTGAAGTAAATATCGATCAGGCGATAGGTATGACTTCGCTTGTTGTATAGGATGTACTTTTCAAGTTTCAGTTGTTCTTGACTGATGTTCTTGAGATTATTCCAGGAGTGTATTGGGCTTAGGATAAATTTAAGCTCGTCCTTAAATAGAGGTCTAAAGCCACAGAAATCAGCTTCAAAGGGCTGTAGTGCTATAGCGATATCGATGCTGTTTTGCTGCAAACTACTCAAGATCTCAGGCGTATCTCCGGGAACGATGTTGACGGTACACTCGGGAAAACTTTCTTTAAATTCCCTGAGAACAGGGGGAAGAAGATATTGGCATATACTTGTGGTAGCACCTATTCGCAGGGTAGATTGGCCCCATC is drawn from Verrucomicrobiota bacterium and contains these coding sequences:
- a CDS encoding transposase, yielding MRSARIKVEDRAAVYHCMSRCVGGMWLLKETEKEVLRKQIYQVAAFCGVEVITYTIMSNHFHVLVRVPLDQLDKKISDSELVCRFALLYPRQPKKAECLESLLKQGGILADQEREKALKRMGDVSFFMKELKQRFTIWYNRSRVAKENGGKRRYGTVWAERFKSLLVENSEAALQAVAAYIDLNSVRAKVVVDPKDYRWCGYGQAVGGCKQAQLGLKAIYNRVRWDATQREYRKLLYLEATDVTKAQVKAKGSEQKAVASYDAKQVRKVIEQGGKLSLQEVLRCRVRYMSDGAVFGSKDFVNEWFIKKKEQVAQLAKDYQLDTSNTSTYEKRTSGARKMSGAHWGELTVFRDLKQEVFG
- a CDS encoding MOSC domain-containing protein; translated protein: MKICHIYISPGHNFYGHFGKPPGDNETLEEESIQCVAGKGIEGDRFFDYKENYKGQITFFAYEVYEALREHLQVIDKDPSVFRRNVITQGVDLNEWIGQDFEIQGVRFQGDSECSPCAWMDQAFGPGAETFLKGRGGLRARILSDGILKVDR
- a CDS encoding molybdenum cofactor guanylyltransferase, translated to MTQHLSFSAALLVGGESKRMGKDKALLEFCGETLWQRQLSKLESLSIQTLYLSAKKVPSWATDKYAVVLDKDDGKFDKGPIGGLCTLLETMDTSHLVLLAVDMPFMTADFLSGRMKRVTIGCGWVVQMDGFYQPMGAIYPQETLFYIKESLSSKDYSFQSLMKKMVQVEKMVVEVCRPENRKFFANWNSPEQING
- a CDS encoding LysR family transcriptional regulator translates to MPIEPLDSRQLRALMLVADKQSFTLAAKELNLTQSAVSHAIKSLEKDVNCSLVDRVGKRADLTEAGRKLLRSAQIIFTEMVNIRQELQKSTRWGQSTLRIGATTSICQYLLPPVLREFKESFPECTVNIVPGDTPEILSSLQQNSIDIAIALQPFEADFCGFRPLFKDELKFILSPIHSWNNLKNISQEQLKLEKYILYNKRSHTYRLIDIYFRALDIELPSSLELGSMEAIKELVKVGMGVSIGAEWVAAQELQEGSLTMLPLGRKKLYRNWGLMYRKGRRLSITEETLFGLCSLAAENLMLPQK